The following are encoded together in the Pseudoalteromonas shioyasakiensis genome:
- a CDS encoding ATP-binding protein translates to MRISIAHKILMIIGFTITLILGASTSLHVMELKEQTLLNMSEKADAIVSPMLSEINSLTKDNTVGSWVLKIQGITLKNILKNNTFDDLKTIYFIDQNNFIAAHPDNSKVDTLETNQVLLKQLNPKQNAIVAMDQQYAVAVPISNFQGENIGYVIVSFSDKDLALKTKSIISNAVSLFAIYLLTALIIAYIIIRRIILQPIDQLVEFSHAVTTGDLNCPINIKSQDEIGTLASGFKMMRAAVRQQINSMHEQHSLLEDTVAKRTQEYLDAKEQAEQSNQAKSRFLANMSHELRTPLNAVLGFSQLLQDSETDKNKRRYLEAISISGNSLLNVLNDILDLSKIDAGKMQLDIERVEIPKMCHELNMMFLQLSAQKDLDLQISSHPELTTPVLLDSNKVRQVLTNLISNAIKFTAQGSVKVYFDFKVHDDNSNIDINIHVTDTGKGIPKDQQDLIFNDFEQVQGQRSSEFGGTGLGLAISLRFIKLMGGELSVISDKDKGSEFIVSLPNVELAESKNEVEHRNYPAISSYHFNPARILIVDDIPYNRDYLESFLSRWSFTVDTAINGEDALKKIEQHQPDLIIMDLKMPVMGGLEASQLIRSDDRFKHIPIIAVTASVLKDDKAQSSILTDYIISKPIHREHLIFIIAQYLD, encoded by the coding sequence ATGAGAATTAGTATTGCCCACAAAATTTTAATGATCATTGGCTTTACCATTACTCTTATTTTAGGGGCAAGTACGTCGTTGCATGTAATGGAGCTAAAAGAGCAAACACTTTTGAACATGAGTGAAAAAGCCGATGCGATTGTCTCGCCCATGTTGTCAGAAATAAACAGCCTCACAAAAGACAATACCGTGGGGAGTTGGGTGCTTAAAATTCAGGGTATTACATTAAAAAATATTTTAAAAAATAATACCTTTGATGATTTAAAAACGATTTACTTTATCGACCAAAATAATTTTATCGCTGCACACCCAGATAACAGTAAAGTAGATACCCTAGAAACTAACCAAGTGCTGCTAAAACAGCTCAACCCTAAGCAAAATGCCATTGTAGCCATGGATCAGCAATATGCTGTTGCTGTGCCAATTAGCAATTTTCAGGGGGAAAACATCGGTTACGTTATCGTAAGCTTTTCAGATAAAGACTTAGCGTTAAAGACTAAATCGATTATTAGTAATGCGGTTTCGCTGTTTGCTATTTACTTGTTAACCGCACTTATCATCGCCTATATCATTATTCGCCGTATTATTTTGCAGCCCATTGATCAGCTCGTGGAGTTTTCTCATGCTGTGACCACAGGTGATTTAAACTGCCCTATAAATATAAAAAGCCAAGATGAAATAGGTACCCTCGCTAGTGGCTTTAAAATGATGCGTGCTGCGGTTAGGCAGCAGATCAACAGCATGCATGAACAACATAGCTTGCTTGAAGACACAGTTGCAAAGCGTACTCAAGAGTACCTTGATGCTAAAGAACAAGCTGAACAATCAAATCAGGCTAAAAGTCGCTTTTTAGCTAATATGTCACATGAATTAAGAACTCCGCTCAATGCAGTGCTAGGTTTTAGCCAATTACTACAAGATAGCGAAACAGATAAAAATAAGCGTCGTTACTTAGAAGCAATATCAATCTCTGGTAATTCACTGCTTAATGTATTGAATGACATTCTCGATTTATCAAAAATCGATGCTGGTAAAATGCAACTCGATATTGAGCGTGTAGAAATCCCTAAAATGTGCCATGAGCTTAATATGATGTTTTTACAACTCAGTGCGCAAAAGGATCTCGATTTACAAATAAGCTCTCACCCAGAGTTAACAACCCCAGTGTTACTTGATAGCAATAAAGTTCGCCAAGTACTAACCAACTTAATCAGTAACGCCATTAAGTTCACTGCACAAGGCAGTGTTAAGGTGTATTTCGATTTTAAAGTCCACGATGACAACAGCAATATTGATATTAATATTCATGTCACAGACACAGGTAAAGGTATTCCTAAAGATCAACAAGATCTTATTTTTAATGACTTTGAACAAGTACAAGGTCAACGTAGTTCGGAGTTTGGTGGAACGGGGTTAGGTCTTGCGATTTCATTGCGTTTTATCAAGTTGATGGGTGGTGAGTTATCGGTGATAAGCGATAAAGATAAAGGCAGTGAGTTTATCGTGTCGTTACCGAACGTTGAATTAGCCGAGTCTAAAAACGAAGTGGAACATCGTAACTACCCTGCTATTTCAAGCTATCATTTTAATCCTGCTCGCATTTTGATTGTTGATGATATTCCTTATAACCGTGACTATTTAGAGTCCTTCTTATCACGTTGGAGCTTTACCGTAGACACGGCTATCAATGGTGAAGATGCCCTTAAAAAAATTGAGCAGCACCAGCCTGATTTAATCATTATGGATTTAAAAATGCCGGTAATGGGCGGGTTAGAGGCAAGTCAGTTAATTCGCAGTGATGATCGCTTCAAGCATATTCCGATTATTGCGGTTACAGCGTCGGTATTAAAAGATGATAAGGCGCAATCCAGTATTTTGACAGACTATATAATTAGTAAGCCAATTCACCGTGAGCACCTTATTTTCATCATTGCTCAATACTTAGATTAG
- the zipA gene encoding cell division protein ZipA, whose protein sequence is MAEELRWALIVISVFVIGGLLIHGLWSVRKKDSPDTPSVERVEPNETTSEVQEPATAKPQERDEPEFGDLSFSAESNDEPAVSEQVVEEPEAETQQQEAEEEPADAQAPTDFIIVHLQMPEGLTMDGSQLLPAVNMLGFKYSEEGFFNRHLDPAGTGPVLFRLVNMYNPGTFDIDNMEQFSTAGVSLFMTLPCDGDGLSAFNMLHSAAKKLADEFGATILDSNREEMTVESVREYVEKVRSFSA, encoded by the coding sequence ATGGCCGAAGAATTAAGATGGGCTTTAATCGTAATCAGTGTATTTGTCATTGGTGGTTTATTAATTCACGGCTTATGGTCGGTGCGTAAAAAGGACAGCCCAGATACGCCTTCAGTTGAACGGGTTGAACCGAACGAAACAACCAGTGAGGTTCAAGAGCCTGCAACTGCAAAACCGCAAGAGCGTGATGAGCCAGAGTTTGGTGATTTAAGCTTTTCAGCAGAAAGTAATGATGAACCAGCTGTTTCAGAACAGGTTGTTGAAGAGCCAGAAGCAGAAACTCAGCAACAAGAAGCAGAAGAAGAGCCTGCTGATGCACAAGCTCCAACCGATTTCATTATTGTGCATTTACAAATGCCAGAAGGTTTAACAATGGATGGCAGCCAATTATTGCCAGCCGTTAATATGTTAGGCTTTAAGTATTCTGAAGAAGGTTTCTTTAACCGTCACTTAGACCCAGCAGGTACAGGCCCGGTGTTATTCCGTTTAGTGAATATGTACAATCCAGGCACGTTCGATATTGATAATATGGAACAGTTTAGCACGGCAGGTGTTAGCTTATTTATGACCTTACCATGTGATGGCGACGGTCTAAGTGCATTCAACATGTTGCACAGTGCAGCTAAAAAGCTAGCCGATGAATTTGGTGCAACGATTTTAGATAGCAACCGTGAAGAAATGACGGTTGAAAGCGTTCGTGAGTATGTTGAGAAAGTTCGCAGCTTTTCAGCTTAA
- the ligA gene encoding NAD-dependent DNA ligase LigA: MSSPIFEQISQLRAQLEEHNHNYYVLDAPSIPDAEYDRLMRELSALEEANPEFQSPDSPSQKVGGAALDKFEQVTHQVPMLSLDNAFSEEEFAAFNRRIKERVMDNKELTFCCEPKLDGLAVSIIYRDGVLVQAATRGDGMVGENITQNVKTIRNVPLKLRGDDFPAELEVRGEVFMDSAGFAKLNSEAEKRGDKVFVNPRNAAAGSLRQLDSKVTAKRPLMFYAYSTGLVADGQLPEDHYQQLAKLTDWGLPLCPETKLVEGQQAALDYYQDILTRRSSLAYEIDGVVIKVNDKKLQERLGFVARAPRWAIAFKFPAQEEITQLLDVEFQVGRTGAITPVARLEPVFVGGVTVSNATLHNGDEIARLGVKIGDTVIIRRAGDVIPQITQVVLERRPDDAKDIEFPATCPICDSHVERIEGEAVARCTGGLVCQAQRKQAIKHFASRKALDVDGLGDKIVDQLVDRELIKTPADLFILKQGHFESLERMGPKSAKNLVNALQDAKQTTLAKFLYSLGIREVGEATAQNLANHFLTLEKITQASVDALTEVSDVGEIVAKHVRGFFSEEHNMAVVNALVEQGIHWPELAAPSADAQPLAGLTYVLTGTLSELNRNDAKARLQALGAKVSGSVSAKTDALIAGEKAGSKLTKAQDLGIDVLTEADLIALLSEHNG, encoded by the coding sequence ATGTCCAGCCCTATCTTTGAGCAAATTAGCCAACTTCGTGCCCAGTTAGAAGAGCATAACCATAATTACTATGTGCTGGATGCTCCAAGCATTCCTGATGCTGAATATGACCGTTTAATGCGCGAATTAAGCGCCCTTGAAGAAGCTAATCCTGAGTTTCAAAGCCCTGACTCACCAAGCCAAAAAGTCGGTGGCGCTGCACTTGATAAGTTTGAGCAAGTTACTCACCAAGTGCCGATGTTGTCACTTGATAATGCCTTTTCAGAAGAGGAATTTGCTGCCTTTAACCGCCGTATCAAAGAGCGAGTAATGGATAACAAGGAGCTGACTTTTTGTTGTGAACCAAAGCTTGATGGTTTAGCGGTATCGATTATTTATCGTGATGGTGTTTTAGTTCAAGCAGCTACCCGTGGCGATGGCATGGTAGGTGAAAACATCACCCAAAACGTGAAAACAATTCGTAATGTGCCGCTTAAGTTACGTGGCGATGACTTCCCAGCAGAGCTTGAAGTGCGCGGTGAAGTATTTATGGACAGCGCTGGTTTTGCCAAACTAAACAGTGAAGCCGAAAAACGTGGTGACAAAGTCTTTGTTAACCCGCGTAATGCTGCAGCCGGTAGCTTACGTCAGCTTGACTCTAAAGTAACAGCAAAACGTCCACTGATGTTTTATGCTTACAGCACAGGGCTTGTTGCAGATGGGCAGTTACCAGAAGATCACTATCAACAGCTTGCTAAACTTACCGATTGGGGTTTACCACTTTGCCCAGAAACAAAACTGGTTGAAGGCCAGCAAGCTGCACTTGATTACTACCAAGATATCTTGACGCGTCGAAGTAGCCTTGCCTACGAAATTGACGGTGTGGTTATTAAAGTAAACGACAAAAAACTACAAGAGCGTTTAGGCTTTGTGGCACGTGCGCCGCGCTGGGCAATTGCTTTTAAATTCCCTGCACAAGAAGAAATTACCCAATTACTTGATGTTGAGTTTCAGGTAGGGCGCACTGGCGCAATTACCCCTGTAGCACGATTAGAGCCGGTATTTGTAGGTGGCGTAACGGTATCTAACGCAACGCTTCATAATGGCGATGAAATTGCCCGCTTAGGCGTTAAAATTGGCGATACCGTGATTATTCGCCGTGCAGGTGATGTTATTCCACAAATTACCCAAGTTGTCCTTGAACGTCGCCCAGACGATGCTAAAGACATTGAATTTCCTGCTACCTGCCCAATTTGTGACTCACATGTGGAGCGCATTGAAGGTGAAGCGGTTGCCCGTTGTACCGGTGGTTTAGTGTGCCAAGCGCAGCGTAAGCAAGCAATTAAACATTTTGCGTCACGTAAAGCCCTTGATGTTGATGGCTTGGGTGACAAAATTGTTGATCAACTTGTTGATCGTGAACTGATCAAAACGCCTGCTGATTTATTTATCCTTAAACAAGGCCATTTTGAATCACTAGAGCGAATGGGCCCTAAATCTGCTAAGAACTTAGTTAATGCGCTGCAAGATGCTAAGCAAACAACCTTAGCTAAATTCCTATACTCGTTAGGTATTCGCGAAGTGGGTGAAGCAACCGCGCAAAACTTAGCAAACCACTTTTTAACCCTTGAAAAAATCACTCAAGCAAGCGTTGATGCGTTAACTGAAGTAAGTGACGTAGGTGAAATCGTTGCCAAGCATGTACGTGGCTTCTTTAGCGAAGAGCACAATATGGCGGTTGTAAATGCATTGGTTGAGCAAGGTATTCACTGGCCAGAATTAGCAGCGCCGAGCGCCGATGCGCAACCATTAGCGGGCTTAACTTACGTACTGACCGGCACATTAAGCGAGCTTAACCGTAATGATGCAAAAGCCCGTTTACAAGCGTTAGGTGCAAAAGTATCGGGTAGTGTATCGGCGAAAACAGATGCGCTTATTGCAGGTGAAAAAGCAGGCTCAAAATTAACCAAAGCACAAGATTTAGGTATTGATGTGTTAACTGAGGCTGACCTTATTGCGCTTTTAAGTGAGCACAATGGATAG
- a CDS encoding DUF3392 family protein: MDSLLQALSSVALTIGSWLQPHLYNISLLLVVCFISLYANDIIKVTKRFVARRHFIIRVLCFVLVTGFGMGLLVVFVTPFLSKLLMLLGVKWLALTLTAAFLALGIIADKKNQI, translated from the coding sequence ATGGATAGTCTATTACAGGCATTGTCGTCAGTTGCTTTAACAATTGGCAGTTGGCTGCAACCACACCTTTACAATATTTCATTACTGCTGGTGGTGTGTTTTATATCTTTGTATGCAAACGATATTATTAAAGTGACCAAGCGCTTTGTAGCGCGTCGTCACTTTATTATTCGCGTGCTTTGCTTTGTGTTGGTCACTGGGTTTGGCATGGGCTTACTTGTGGTGTTTGTAACCCCATTTTTAAGTAAGCTGCTAATGCTACTCGGTGTTAAATGGCTGGCGCTTACACTTACAGCTGCGTTTTTGGCACTTGGTATCATTGCCGATAAGAAGAACCAAATATGA
- a CDS encoding extracellular solute-binding protein, with product MASSFFNFKKPLLSVALLFFCQYSFASATLQHWQQASINWQSEAGSHINILADEQPAFMALKPYIPLFEQLTGISVGFHALEQSQMRVRRHQDLTEASGLYDVLPMGITFLGEAKSQGWIEPLQPYIDNPKLTDKTWYQLEDISERSLALCKIDNTLYSLPFDFSAPIYFYRKDLFERFNLAVPDTYEQLQATKVKLQREIDRTPSLNGMHAFASRTLPGAGLNTWTVLPVMRAYGAEVIDAQGQSVFNSPETAQSLQVYRDLVTGFGNPDNSRLLHFYEIRRLFKEGRLASAFLASHFYNEIDTAEESDIWNKWEAAPLPTGPIARETSPWAWAFAINSKSTNKDAAWLFIQWATSEQTAALLSTGGSLPRQKVWHEKLFTLVNKPGFNKAMLWVFEHATPDRLQAGMVEFPVIGEIISQTFSQIFYGADIKQSIKSTDEKINANMQALKARSNIEQ from the coding sequence ATGGCATCTTCTTTTTTTAATTTTAAAAAGCCCCTCCTAAGCGTTGCGCTTTTATTCTTTTGCCAATACAGCTTTGCCTCAGCAACATTACAACATTGGCAACAAGCCAGTATTAATTGGCAAAGTGAAGCAGGTAGCCATATCAATATTTTGGCTGATGAGCAGCCTGCATTTATGGCGTTAAAACCCTACATTCCTTTATTTGAGCAGCTAACAGGAATTTCTGTTGGCTTTCATGCTTTGGAACAATCACAAATGCGTGTTCGTCGCCATCAAGACTTAACCGAAGCTTCAGGGCTTTACGATGTACTGCCGATGGGGATTACCTTTTTAGGCGAAGCGAAAAGCCAAGGCTGGATTGAGCCCTTGCAGCCTTACATTGATAACCCAAAACTGACAGATAAAACTTGGTATCAGTTAGAAGACATTAGTGAACGTAGCCTAGCGCTTTGTAAAATTGATAACACGCTATATTCATTACCGTTTGATTTTTCTGCGCCGATTTATTTTTATCGCAAAGATCTTTTCGAACGTTTTAACTTGGCAGTTCCCGATACCTACGAGCAACTACAAGCAACCAAAGTTAAGTTACAACGAGAAATCGACCGTACCCCTTCTTTAAATGGTATGCATGCATTTGCCTCACGTACGCTGCCGGGGGCAGGATTAAACACTTGGACTGTGTTACCTGTTATGCGTGCTTATGGCGCTGAAGTTATCGACGCGCAGGGCCAGTCTGTTTTTAATAGCCCTGAAACGGCACAAAGCCTACAAGTGTATCGCGACCTTGTAACAGGGTTCGGCAATCCAGATAACAGCCGCTTACTGCATTTTTATGAAATTCGTCGCCTGTTTAAAGAAGGCCGCCTTGCCTCGGCCTTTTTGGCCTCTCATTTTTATAATGAGATCGATACCGCCGAAGAGTCAGATATTTGGAATAAATGGGAAGCAGCCCCCTTGCCTACTGGTCCAATCGCCAGAGAAACATCTCCTTGGGCATGGGCATTTGCAATTAATAGCAAATCAACTAACAAAGATGCTGCATGGTTATTTATTCAATGGGCAACCAGTGAGCAGACCGCCGCACTACTTAGTACAGGTGGCTCACTGCCTAGACAAAAAGTGTGGCACGAAAAGCTGTTTACTCTCGTAAACAAACCTGGCTTTAATAAAGCCATGTTATGGGTGTTTGAGCATGCAACGCCTGATCGCCTTCAGGCTGGCATGGTAGAGTTCCCTGTTATTGGCGAGATTATTTCGCAAACCTTTAGCCAAATTTTCTATGGTGCAGATATAAAACAATCAATCAAAAGCACTGACGAAAAAATAAACGCTAATATGCAAGCATTAAAAGCACGGAGCAATATTGAGCAATGA
- a CDS encoding DUF2919 domain-containing protein — MNRYGPEYWDKHGAYRTPVAFHLTLLVLLRSYFIWIMAALSRRPDLDIMSLFFKSKSDFFTAIAIAAIALLPAVIFCLRRPQENAESAKRLASIWRFMRWPLILCAITDLSWLTYQAAHSHYQFSFFLACQMVLVLWVLLYLLKSRYLTVFFNDWPDPIEKK; from the coding sequence ATGAATCGCTACGGTCCAGAATACTGGGATAAACACGGTGCTTATCGTACCCCAGTAGCGTTTCATTTAACGTTATTAGTGCTGTTACGCAGTTACTTTATTTGGATTATGGCGGCGCTGAGCCGTCGCCCTGATTTAGATATCATGTCGCTGTTTTTTAAATCGAAAAGTGATTTCTTTACAGCCATTGCCATAGCTGCAATCGCCTTATTACCGGCGGTGATCTTTTGTTTACGCCGACCTCAAGAAAATGCTGAAAGTGCGAAACGTCTCGCGTCTATTTGGCGATTTATGCGCTGGCCATTAATTTTGTGTGCAATCACAGATTTAAGTTGGTTAACCTATCAGGCTGCGCACAGTCACTATCAGTTTTCGTTTTTCTTAGCGTGCCAAATGGTACTGGTGTTATGGGTACTGTTATATTTATTAAAAAGCAGATATCTGACGGTCTTTTTTAATGATTGGCCAGATCCAATTGAAAAAAAGTAG